In the Cygnus atratus isolate AKBS03 ecotype Queensland, Australia chromosome 10, CAtr_DNAZoo_HiC_assembly, whole genome shotgun sequence genome, ccccccccccaaaaatgtCACCCCCCCAAGACGTCCACCCCCCCAAGACGTCACCACCCCAAAAGTGCCCCCCCCCAAGTCGCCACCCCCATAGATGTCCCCCGCAGTGTCCCCCATCCCCAcgccccccatgtccccccccccccccccattcccccccccccccatctccgCACCCTGCTGAAGCTGTCGGCGAGGCCCCTGCAGGCCCCGCAGGGCTCGGCCCCGTCCCGGTCTCGGCGCTGCTCCGGCGGCGGCTCGGTGCCCGCGGCCCCCAGCAGGACCCCCCCGAGCACCGCGACCCCCAGCAGCGCCCCCCCCAGCCGGgcccccccgcggcccggcgCCACCCGCCGCGGCCCCATCCCTCCAGCCCCGCCCCTCGGCGTGGGCGGCGCCCGCTGACTCAGCTCCCCCCTCCTCCGACCAATAGCCTCCCGCGGCGCGCCGCGCGTCccgccccctccctcctccccccaccaACCCGCTCCTCCCACCCGCGCCGCGCCTTAAAGGGGCCGCCGCCCTCTTTTCGCACCACGCGCTTTATTCCCCCAGcgccccccgcagccgccggcGCAGCTCCGCCTCCAggggccgcagccccgggcCTCGACGCCCCGCCAGGGCCCGCAGCAGGCGGCCGGCCTGGCTGGGCAGCGCGAAggccggggccgcccgcagCACCGGGGGCACGGCCGCCACCGCGGGCTCCAGCCGCGCCACCACGTagcgcccgccgccggccgccagCACCGGGACGGCGCAGGACAGCGCGGCCGCGAAGGCGTCGCACGGGGACGCCGCGGGGACGGGGgcgcctgcagcccccggggaccccggcacggccccggcgtcccagcgccgcgccgccgcctcggCCGCCGGGGAGAGCAGGATGAGGATGGTGTCGCCGGCACGCAGCGCCCGCCGGTGCTGTGCGTGCAGCCACGGCAGCGTGCCCCacgccgcagccccgccgccgccgcccggggcGGCCACCACGGCCATCCCCAGCGGGCGCAGGGCTGCCGACAGCGCGCAGGCTGCACGCTCTGCCGCCGGCTCGGCTGCGTGCAGCAGGAGCATGCGGCGTCCCCGGAGGGGGGCTGTGGGAGAACGTCAGTGATAACCCCACGGGGGTACCCAAATcccaaagggggggggggggggggcctttCGCTCACCTTCGGAGCCGTAGCCGGCCCTCAGGGACTTCAGCCAGCCTGCGGGGAGGGGAGGCGGTGAGGTGGGGTGCTGGGCGAGCACCCCGGGGGGCGCACAGCCCCACCGCGCTCCCCGCTCACCTTTCAGGTCCTCCTtcttcagcaggagcagcagcaggatgcaggCGGCGCACAGCAGCACCCCCATCCAGGCCAGCGCCCAGCGGGTGCGCAGGTCTGCGGGGCGAGGGGGGTCAGCACCCACCGAGGGGTCCCGGCACGCCGCCCAGCACCCCTGCCCTCCCCCTTACTCACATTTGTGCATGGGACAAGCCCACAGCGCGACCCCGCTGCTGTTATCAGGGCGCCAGAGCTGCGGGGACGAGGACACGTCACTCGCCGCCCGGTCCGTGCCCCCCGGGCGCTGCGCGCCTGCTGCCCGTACCGACCTGCACGCACTGCCCCGACGCCACGTcctcttgcagctgctgctccagcagccccgggcagcCAGATCCCTGCGAGGGGTAGGGGTTTGCCGGCTGCGTGGCAGCAGTGCCACCGCGCTGGGGACCAGGGGACGCTTACCGTGGCGGTGAAGCTGGCGAGGGGCGTGCAGCTGCCCCGCTCCAGGGCGCAGAGCGACGTGTTCCCACCAGGTTCCATCAGCAGGACGTCATCCGCGTGGCCGGGGAGCGCTCCTGGGGACAGGACACAGTGGCTGGGcgcaggggctcagcaccagggcCGGATCCAGTCCCTGGCACTACCTCTGCCCTCCCACCCTGTGTGCAGCAGTACTCACGGTCCCGCAGGCACTGCATCAGCCGGACCTGCCCGCTGCTCCTCACCTGCCGGAGAGAGCAGGTCAACGAGGCTGCctgtggggcagctgtggggtgATTTGGGTCACGTCCTACCTGCACGCAGAGGTTGGGGTGCAGCTGCAGCGCTCGGAACTCCTGGGGTCCCTGCGGGCAGAAGGGCAGCCCCATCAGTGCCACCCACCACCCCTCCACgtgccccggccccccggggATGCTCACCTGCCCCGTGACGGGCTGCTGCAGGTCCGGCAGGGCTTGGCACGGTGCGTCGGGCGCCGGGCTCCAGCAGGGCACCAGCTCGGCCGGGAGGTCGCAGGGCGCTGAGATGGAGCAGGCAAGAGCCTGCCCCGTGTCGTGCAGCACCAGCCGGGTCTGCGCCCAGAGCCGCTTCCACGCCGCCACGTCTGCACGGGGAGAGGGGTCTGCGTGGGTGCCCCGGGGGTCTCAGTGCATCGCAGCCCCTCGGTCCCTGCATGTCCCAGTGCCCCCATGCTTGTGCCTCCCCAGGTGCGGGTACCGTGGGAGAAGGGGCACAGGGTGGCCCGCAGCGGGTCCTGGATCTCCAGCCAGACCTGGAGGGCACAAAAACAATTTAGGGTGCCTATACTGGTCACCTCATGACCCAGCCAGCTCCATTGTGTCCCTGGAGTGGGCCACACGGTGCCCACAACCCTTGGTGGCAGCCCTGCCACCTCCCGCTGTGTCCCCACGGTGCCCAGCAGGGCGCCTacctgcaggcagaggcagggcagcaccTCCTCCAGCGGCAGGCTGTAGTTCATGGGCTCGCTCTGCAGCCAGGACGAGATGGGGGTCACCCCATGGCAAACCTCCCCGCGGCGGGGTGATTGCTGCTTCCCGGGGATGGAGAAGCGGCAGTTGGAGCGCGGGGAGTCAGGAAGGGGCTCGCACTCACCGCCATCACCGTGTGCCCTGACCCGCCGGCGCCGTGGCTGTGGTTGTGGTAGAGCCTCAAGGTGTAGTTGAGCCCCACCGCCGCCGCCTGCACCTCCACCAGCACCGCCTTCGGCCCCAGGGAGACCTGCAGCCTGGGCACTGCGCGCGGGAGGCTCAGGGCACCCCGTGCCGGGCACCCCAacacctccctgcagcagccgcGGGGATGGCACGGCACCGAGGGCACGGCCGGGTGGGgccccctctgccccagctcccGGCACGGAGACGCCGGCACCTACCTTGGCACTGCGGGACGGCGGCCTGGGCGGCGGGCCACGAGCAGTCTGCGGGGACAGGGGTGTCAGCAGGCATtgggggggcacagggacaccgcgggagggctgggggctcacCTGGCACCCGCTGCTTCTGGCTCAGCCAGCGGCGGCCACGAGCGTTGGTGTAAGCCGTCACGTGGAGCTCGGAGCCCAGCGGCGCCTCGAAGCACCGGAACCTCACCGAGCCCTGGGCAGGAAAACCACCATGCTGCGGGGACGCCACGGCACCCGTGCCCACATCCCCACGCACCGCGGTGCACGGGGCTGCCTGGCCCTGCACCCTACGTACCAGGCGGCGGCCGGGCAGCGCGGAGGCCAGCGGTGCCCAGACCTCCACGGCCACGCAGCGGGAGGAGGCGTACGTGTggccagagagcagcagcagcccggtGACGTTGTGCGGGGGCGAGGCGGCGGTGCTCAGCGACATGTCCCCGTCGCCGTCCCCATCCCGAGGGGCGCCGGGCTCCATGGCCAGGCGCAGGcgtgcctgcaggcagggcgagcaggcagACGGCCCCGCGCAGCGCAGCGCCGGCTCCAGCCGCAGCCACACCAGGGccagcccggggccgggccccgtCGGCTCCGTCCCGCACAGCACGTCGGCGTCTGCGGGAGACGAGGGCGGCCGTGGGCGCGGGTCCCCACGGCTCAGCTGGAGGGGCCACGGCCGCTGGCACTTACCGAGGAGGCGGCAGGCGAGACCCTAGGGGGAGGCAGGCGTGAGGCCGGGGCCGGGACGCCCTGCGGCCCTGCGTGCCCGTGACGCCGACCCACCTGGGAGCAGGCCAGGGTGTCGCGGGGGGTCCCGTGCCCAcccgccgccaccgccaccgctgccaccagcagcagccccagccccagggtgcgcgtggcggggccggggcgctcCATGGCCCCGGCCCCACGCCTCTCGCTCCCGTcggccccgctcccgctccacgggccccgccgccgccgccgccggctcctGCTTCCTGCTCCGCTCCCGGACACCCGGGTCCTAGCGCGGCGCCGGCGACCGCCCCGGGGTGGGGCCTGCCCCCGCACCGATCCCACGGGCGGGTGCCGTGGCACCGTTCCTGCGTGGACGGCACGCGGCGGTGCGGGGCCCAGGCTCGCCCCACGGGGCCTATCCCTGCCCCATGGTTTTGGCACAGGGCCCATCGCTGCCCCACAGCCTGGTGCGGGGCCTACCCCTTCCCTGCTGTTCCAACACAGGCCCAGGCTGGCCCCACAGGCcgcggtggggctggggcagggtgctggcacggggagggggacggcaagctggtgctgcagcccctccagccaGCCCCATTCGGTGCGGCCGAGTGCACCGTGTGGCTCCGACCCCCCATGCTGGGATCTTTGGCACACTACAGCTACACAGGACAAGGTGAAACAGTGCTTTTATTCCATCTGACACAGCCAAGCACCCGTTCACAAAGCTGCAGCCCAGAACGGGCACGAGGAGCCCCTCGGAGCTACGCCAATCCCCCCGGCAGGGCAGGAACCGCCCGCCCCGCTGCACGGCCGCCGCGGTGTCCCTCTGCTGGGCCCTGTCTCTCCTCTGTAGCAGCACCTGCTGGAAACCGAGCTTCCCCCTTCATGGGGCAGCGCCTCCGCTCCGGCCCCAGGAGCCGGCCAGGCAGGGAGCCCCGCAGCGAGGGCCAGCCCCGCTCGGagctcttccccaggctgagccCTCCATTTGGGGCCCCCACAGTGCCCTCCTGCAACCACACGCTCAGCCCAGCCCCGTCCAGGTGCATCCTGCACCGCTGGGACCACCCATATAGCCCCCAGTGCACACCAGGAGGGTGCCCAGCGCCAGTGCTctgcccagctcagcccctgcgTGGGCACTCAGgtgccggggggctgcagcagggagcccgGGCACCCACCGGAGCTGCCCCCCGCTGCCTCTTTGCTCGCCTCCGCCTCCATCAGCCGGTGCAGGAGCCCCTTTGCCCGGCCGCGGaggcggtgggggggggccgggcggccACCCCGCAGGGCACCCAGCAGccggggcagctcctggggcaggcGGTAGGTGGGCAGGGGCCGCAGGGGCCGGGGGACATCGCGGGGGCTGCACAGCCGGCTGAAGTAAACCAGCACCCAGTCGCGgcggcgccccgccgcccccagctccccgtgcAGGCAGGCCATGGCCGCCCCGAAAATGTCGTGGGCGTCCCGGGGCTCCCCACCGCCCTCGCCTCCTCGCCAGAGGCGGAAGAGCCGGGAGCTGCCCCGgctccagagcagcaggacGGTGCCGCGCTCGCGGCCCACGCGGCCCCGCTGCGCGTAGAGCCAGGGCAGGGCGCCCGCGTGGCCCACGCCGCCCGCTTCCCACAGGTCCAGCCGCACCTCGCAGCCCAGCCCCGCGCGCAGCAGCTCGGCCAGGGCGCACACCAGCCCCAGGTGCTCCTCCGAGTCCGGGGAgtacagcagcagcacggggcgGCCGCCTGCTGCACCTGCGGGACAGAGGGGACAGCGGTGACAGCCCTGTCCCGAGGATCCCCGGTGGCACCGCGGCACTCCGTGCCACCACCCACCACCCCAgggccctccccagccccaggagctgtcGCCCCCAGGGGATCCCCTGCCCTCAGCACCACCATGACTTTCCCCTCACCGGCGGGTGGCCTCCAGGCGCCGCGGCAGTTCAGGAGCAGCACGGTCACCACCAGCCCCagcgccagccccagccccagcagcccgaAGTGCCTGCGTGAGACTGGGAGAGGGGCGGTGAGGGGGGAGCCCCGACACCAGCCCCCGGCCCtcccgccggccccggggccccgCTCACCATcggggcagagcagctgcttccTGGCGAAGCGCACGTCTGAGCGCCACAcctgggggaaggagaggggtgAGAGGGGCCGGGTTTGGCCCCCACACGGTGCGGGCACCGCAACAGGGCCGGGGGACGCCTTACCAGCACGCAGCTGCCCAGGACCTGCAccggcagcagcagtgccagctccCCCGGGGCAGAGCCCTCCGGCTGCAAAGCACGAGGCAGGGTCAGCACATCCCGGGACAGTCCCTCCGGttcccccccccaggccccgcACCGCTCACCCGCGTGACGCTGTAGACGGGGGCCTCGGGCTCGCACTGCCCGCCCCGGCGCTGGCACAGCGCTGCGCTGAAGGACGCAGGGACGCTGGAGGTGAGGTGCAGgcggagctgcagcccccggaCGCTCAGGGACACGTTCCAGGCGGGCTCTGCAGCAACCAGAGAGAGGGCTCGTGGACACCGTGGTGCAAAGGGACGCCCAAGGGGAAGGGGATAGCGTGGGAGGGGGCTCCCTGACCCACGGGGCTCACCTGGTCGGTGGGGACACTCCACGTGGCTGCTGTTCCCGTAGGAAAACTGGGGGGACATGGGGtcagctgtgccagctgccacGGCCCCCCCGGTGCCTTCCTAGGCAGTGCCACCCCCGGGGGCTTACCCTGAAGCAGAGCAGGGGGTGCACGTCCACCTTGTCCAGCGTGTACACCTGCAGGGCCAGGGGGAGTGTCACCGCCTGTCCCCAACCTGCGCTGGGGTCCAGCGGGTGCCCATACCACGGCACAGCCCCACGGCACCCGAGGCCGGGCCCCCTCACCTGCTCCTCCTCGCTGGCCGTGGAGTTGGGGACGTCGTGGCAGGGCGCAGCCTCGGCTGCCACCTCCCTCCAGCACAGGGTGGCCCTGGGGCGCAGGGGGCAGCTGGCGCTCAGCACCATCGCCATCTGGTccttgctgctggtgctgtaGTCGTGGAAGTGCACCGAGGACCACAGCTCGGGGCCGTCTGCGGGCACAGCATCAGCAGGGTGGCGGACGGGGGGGGACTGGTGTCCCCTTTtatggggctggggacccctCGGGCACTCACAGGCATCCGGCTGCTCCTGGAAGGGGCAGCGCTTGCTGCGCAGGCTGTCGCGGTGCGGGTAGGAAGCCTGGGGAGCGGAGCACAGGAGTGAGGGCGTGCCACATCGCTGCCACCAGCGTCCCCTCGCTGCATGGGCACACAGAGGTCCCCCAGCTGCCCAGGGGACGGCGACGCACCTCGATGCACAGGCAGGGCACCAGGAACTCATACGGCAGCGAGACGCGGtggccccccagcaccaggaccTGCGGGCATGGAAGTGGCACGAGCTGGCCGGGAGCGtggggacccccggggagcGTGGCCCCCCCCAAGCCGTTACCTGCCGGTGGAAGGGCCGGGGCAGCTCCTCGCACTCCAGGGCCAGCTGGTGGCACAGCCGCACCATCAGGGCAGGGCCCTCGGGCACAGCCACCTCGATGGTGCGCGCCTCGGGGACCCAGGCGTGGGTGAAGACGGGCCCTGGGGGGGGCACAGATAGCGGGTGGGGGGTCAGCCGGTGCCGGCCCCACCCCGGGGCACCCCGCTCCCTCCCAGCCTCACCGGGGGGCTCGGCAGTGACCAGGTGGCTGCGGCTGATGGCCAAGCCTTGGTCGGGGACGGTGCGCAGGGAGACGAGGACCTGCCGCCCGCTCTCCACCGGGAAGCAGTCGAACTGCACCTGCCactgcggggagcggggagggtgAGCGCGCACCCCTCTacccgtccccgtccccgttcCCCCCCCACGGCGCGCCCCGCACTCACCGGCGAGctgcccggtgcccggtgccgccgccacacctgcagccagctggcccGGTTGGAGCCCAGCTCCAGGAAGTTGAGCTGCAGCCCGCGGATCCCTGCGGGGACaccgggtgggggggggggatggcaCGGGTGGGATAACCCCACGGGTGGCAcagcccccgcggccccggtgccccgctcccggcgcccccccagccccgtacCTGCGGCGCGGAGGGCCAGGCGCACCCTTAGacagggctggcagggcagcgagGGCCGGCACAGCCTCGCCGTGCTCAGCGCCAGGGCCGGCGGCGTCAACGGGGACCgggccggggctccccggcggcagcggggcgggCTGAGCGTGCTGTCGGCtgccgggggagggggggggggggggggaaacgggggCGGCCGTGCACCGGGCATCCCGCGCACCGGGGAGCCCCGTGCACCGGGCAGGGAGAACCCCAAACCCCCGGCCCCGACCCCGTTCCCCCcgccctctccccccccccccgggaacCGGCAGCCCCGTGCTCGCAGCCCGGCCCCGATCGCGGCGAGCCCGGGCCAGGCCCCGCGCACCGGGGaggcggccgggccccgctccgcGGCGACACTCACCGCTGGCCCGGCACTCCTGCAAGCGAACG is a window encoding:
- the IL17RC gene encoding interleukin-17 receptor C isoform X2, producing MERPGPATRTLGLGLLLVAAVAVAAGGHGTPRDTLACSQGLACRLLDADVLCGTEPTGPGPGLALVWLRLEPALRCAGPSACSPCLQARLRLAMEPGAPRDGDGDGDMSLSTAASPPHNVTGLLLLSGHTYASSRCVAVEVWAPLASALPGRRLGSVRFRCFEAPLGSELHVTAYTNARGRRWLSQKQRVPDCSWPAAQAAVPQCQVPRLQVSLGPKAVLVEVQAAAVGLNYTLRLYHNHSHGAGGSGHTVMASEPMNYSLPLEEVLPCLCLQVWLEIQDPLRATLCPFSHDVAAWKRLWAQTRLVLHDTGQALACSISAPCDLPAELVPCWSPAPDAPCQALPDLQQPVTGQGPQEFRALQLHPNLCVQVRSSGQVRLMQCLRDRALPGHADDVLLMEPGGNTSLCALERGSCTPLASFTATGSGCPGLLEQQLQEDVASGQCVQLWRPDNSSGVALWACPMHKYLRTRWALAWMGVLLCAACILLLLLLKKEDLKGWLKSLRAGYGSEAPLRGRRMLLLHAAEPAAERAACALSAALRPLGMAVVAAPGGGGGAAAWGTLPWLHAQHRRALRAGDTILILLSPAAEAAARRWDAGAVPGSPGAAGAPVPAASPCDAFAAALSCAVPVLAAGGGRYVVARLEPAVAAVPPVLRAAPAFALPSQAGRLLRALAGRRGPGLRPLEAELRRRLRGALGE
- the IL17RC gene encoding interleukin-17 receptor C isoform X1 → MERPGPATRTLGLGLLLVAAVAVAAGGHGTPRDTLACSQGLACRLLGKCQRPWPLQLSRGDPRPRPPSSPADADVLCGTEPTGPGPGLALVWLRLEPALRCAGPSACSPCLQARLRLAMEPGAPRDGDGDGDMSLSTAASPPHNVTGLLLLSGHTYASSRCVAVEVWAPLASALPGRRLGSVRFRCFEAPLGSELHVTAYTNARGRRWLSQKQRVPDCSWPAAQAAVPQCQVPRLQVSLGPKAVLVEVQAAAVGLNYTLRLYHNHSHGAGGSGHTVMASEPMNYSLPLEEVLPCLCLQVWLEIQDPLRATLCPFSHDVAAWKRLWAQTRLVLHDTGQALACSISAPCDLPAELVPCWSPAPDAPCQALPDLQQPVTGQGPQEFRALQLHPNLCVQVRSSGQVRLMQCLRDRALPGHADDVLLMEPGGNTSLCALERGSCTPLASFTATGSGCPGLLEQQLQEDVASGQCVQLWRPDNSSGVALWACPMHKYLRTRWALAWMGVLLCAACILLLLLLKKEDLKGWLKSLRAGYGSEAPLRGRRMLLLHAAEPAAERAACALSAALRPLGMAVVAAPGGGGGAAAWGTLPWLHAQHRRALRAGDTILILLSPAAEAAARRWDAGAVPGSPGAAGAPVPAASPCDAFAAALSCAVPVLAAGGGRYVVARLEPAVAAVPPVLRAAPAFALPSQAGRLLRALAGRRGPGLRPLEAELRRRLRGALGE
- the IL17RE gene encoding interleukin-17 receptor E, whose protein sequence is MRRGRPGAGTGHRHRHRREQRSAMGLPVPGAALLAAAAVLLPLLPVPPVPPAGAAVPRLRVSANFECRASADSTLSPPRCRRGAPARSPLTPPALALSTARLCRPSLPCQPCLRVRLALRAAGIRGLQLNFLELGSNRASWLQVWRRHRAPGSSPWQVQFDCFPVESGRQVLVSLRTVPDQGLAISRSHLVTAEPPGPVFTHAWVPEARTIEVAVPEGPALMVRLCHQLALECEELPRPFHRQVLVLGGHRVSLPYEFLVPCLCIEASYPHRDSLRSKRCPFQEQPDAYGPELWSSVHFHDYSTSSKDQMAMVLSASCPLRPRATLCWREVAAEAAPCHDVPNSTASEEEQVYTLDKVDVHPLLCFRFSYGNSSHVECPHRPEPAWNVSLSVRGLQLRLHLTSSVPASFSAALCQRRGGQCEPEAPVYSVTRPEGSAPGELALLLPVQVLGSCVLVWRSDVRFARKQLLCPDVSRRHFGLLGLGLALGLVVTVLLLNCRGAWRPPAGAAGGRPVLLLYSPDSEEHLGLVCALAELLRAGLGCEVRLDLWEAGGVGHAGALPWLYAQRGRVGRERGTVLLLWSRGSSRLFRLWRGGEGGGEPRDAHDIFGAAMACLHGELGAAGRRRDWVLVYFSRLCSPRDVPRPLRPLPTYRLPQELPRLLGALRGGRPAPPHRLRGRAKGLLHRLMEAEASKEAAGGSSGGCPGSLLQPPGT